One genomic window of Microbacterium sp. BH-3-3-3 includes the following:
- the treS gene encoding maltose alpha-D-glucosyltransferase produces the protein MDQGTDGQTVGEVTADDVAETASEISYDEQRYPARPRRLRPRDQFRGGTLRRFLTDPRNANGMNPSYVEWLVRQSMLKDADVLSRQLSGQPSMWRNPYARPDARRAIDSTDVWFTAYPISLITRPGESFLESLGNEALWEAFEWVGINGIHTGPVKRAGGITGWQETPSVDGHFDRISTQIDPDFGDENAFRRVADVADAHGGSVIDDIVPGHTGKGADFRLAEMAYKDYPGIYHMVEIPREDWGLLPEVPAGRDSVNLDSDTERELSARGYIIGELQRVIFYTPGVKETNWSATAPVVGTDGMERRWVYLHYFKEGQPSINWLDPTFAGMRLVIGDALHSLGDLGTSALRLDANGFLGVEKSAEGLPAWSEGHPLSHAANHIIAGMVRKVGGFTFQELNLTMEDIRDTGAVGADLSYDFVTRPGYHHALATANTEFLRLALTTALETGLEPAQLVHGMQNHDELTYELVHWATTHRDTLYPFRHGEHTGGEIAEMVRSELTEKLTVEADYNLVFTQNGIACTMTSLIAATQGKATLAEISESDVPAIRDAHLLLVKYNSWQPGVFALSGWDLTGSLTLPADDVRHLISSGDTRWIERGAHDLLDVAPEASSSASGMPRARSLYGSLGSQQDDPDSFLSGLRDVLRIRRENGIAVASQVDIPQVGHPSMLVMVHRLDGGDKHLDEAPLQITVLNFSGETIEGTVRSEWLVPQSTAVDAETGDAVGRVDELQSFSLELGPYAGLFLTLEAPVAGE, from the coding sequence ATGGATCAGGGTACCGATGGCCAGACGGTGGGAGAGGTGACTGCAGACGACGTGGCCGAGACCGCGTCGGAGATCAGTTACGACGAGCAGAGGTACCCGGCTCGACCCCGCAGGCTCCGCCCGCGGGATCAGTTCCGAGGGGGAACTCTGCGACGGTTCCTGACGGATCCGCGCAACGCGAACGGAATGAACCCCTCGTACGTCGAGTGGCTCGTGCGCCAGTCGATGCTCAAAGACGCCGACGTCCTCAGCCGACAGCTGTCGGGACAGCCGTCGATGTGGCGGAACCCCTACGCTCGGCCCGACGCGCGACGCGCCATCGATTCGACGGACGTGTGGTTCACCGCCTATCCCATCTCGCTGATCACGCGACCGGGGGAATCCTTCCTCGAATCCCTCGGCAACGAGGCGCTCTGGGAGGCCTTCGAGTGGGTGGGCATCAACGGCATCCACACGGGTCCGGTGAAGCGGGCCGGCGGGATCACCGGATGGCAGGAGACCCCCAGCGTCGACGGCCACTTCGACCGCATCAGCACCCAGATCGACCCGGACTTCGGCGATGAGAACGCTTTCCGCCGCGTCGCCGACGTGGCCGACGCACACGGTGGCAGCGTCATCGACGACATCGTGCCCGGCCACACCGGCAAGGGCGCCGACTTCCGGCTCGCCGAGATGGCGTACAAGGACTACCCCGGCATCTACCACATGGTCGAGATTCCCCGGGAGGACTGGGGACTCCTGCCGGAGGTGCCCGCGGGACGGGACTCGGTCAACCTCGACTCCGACACCGAGCGCGAGCTCAGTGCGCGCGGATACATCATCGGCGAACTGCAGCGGGTCATCTTCTACACGCCGGGCGTGAAAGAGACCAACTGGAGCGCGACCGCCCCGGTGGTCGGCACCGACGGCATGGAGCGCCGGTGGGTCTACCTGCACTACTTCAAGGAGGGCCAGCCGTCGATCAACTGGCTCGACCCCACCTTCGCGGGGATGCGTCTGGTGATCGGCGACGCGCTGCACTCGCTCGGTGACCTGGGCACCAGCGCTCTGCGCCTCGACGCCAACGGCTTCCTCGGCGTCGAGAAGAGCGCGGAGGGTCTTCCGGCCTGGTCGGAGGGGCACCCCCTGTCGCACGCGGCGAACCACATCATCGCCGGCATGGTGCGCAAGGTCGGGGGGTTCACCTTCCAGGAGCTGAACCTCACGATGGAGGACATCCGCGACACCGGTGCGGTGGGTGCCGACCTCTCGTACGACTTCGTCACGCGTCCGGGATACCACCACGCTCTGGCGACGGCGAACACGGAGTTCCTGCGCCTCGCGTTGACCACCGCGCTCGAGACCGGTCTCGAACCGGCGCAGCTCGTGCACGGCATGCAGAACCACGACGAGCTGACGTATGAGCTGGTGCACTGGGCGACCACGCATCGCGACACCCTGTATCCGTTCCGTCACGGCGAGCACACCGGTGGCGAGATCGCCGAGATGGTGCGATCCGAGTTGACCGAGAAGCTGACCGTCGAGGCCGACTACAACCTCGTCTTCACGCAGAACGGCATCGCGTGCACGATGACGTCGCTCATCGCGGCGACGCAGGGCAAGGCGACTCTCGCCGAGATCTCCGAGAGCGACGTGCCGGCGATCCGCGACGCCCACCTGCTGCTGGTGAAGTACAACTCATGGCAGCCCGGGGTGTTCGCGCTGTCGGGATGGGATCTGACCGGATCCCTGACCCTCCCCGCCGACGATGTGAGACACCTCATCTCGTCGGGCGACACGCGATGGATCGAGCGCGGGGCGCACGACCTGCTCGACGTGGCCCCGGAGGCCTCGTCATCGGCATCCGGGATGCCGCGGGCCCGGTCGCTCTACGGCTCGCTGGGCAGCCAGCAGGACGACCCCGATTCGTTCCTCTCGGGGCTCCGCGACGTGCTGCGGATCCGTCGCGAGAACGGCATCGCCGTCGCCTCGCAGGTCGACATCCCGCAGGTCGGACACCCGAGCATGCTCGTGATGGTGCACCGGCTCGACGGTGGCGACAAGCACCTCGACGAGGCCCCGCTGCAGATCACGGTGCTGAACTTCTCGGGCGAGACGATCGAGGGAACGGTGCGCTCCGAGTGGTTGGTCCCGCAGAGCACCGCCGTCGACGCCGAGACGGGCGACGCGGTGGGTCGCGTCGACGAACTGCAGAGCTTCTCGCTCGAGCTGGGGCCGTACGCCGGGCTCTTCCTGACGCTGGAGGCCCCGGTCGCGGGGGAGTGA
- a CDS encoding DEAD/DEAH box helicase produces MTPETPRPLSAWRFDGTLRAYQADALARVDVDAGSPVHLVAPPGSGKTLLGLLLAARRGRRTVVFAPTTAIRAQWVDAARGLASSDAAVSDAAVSDDPSAPADLTALTYQAISVQDATSPFAALAHRRWETQLEADDRTPEAAAEWLRALAESNPAAYRRGIRSRSRSIRRSLAREDADVLASALHPNARALLDRLVEAGVETVVLDECHHLLDHWALVVAALLARIRAGGREPLVVGLTATLPSPDDADEYDNYVSLLGEVDLEVPVPAVVREGDLAPYRDLVHVVEPTPEEQLFLSAHAEALQVSLRTTFAGDPAAPSCSTCSSRPSLRRPRPIRSPRPRRAPSPMRSIAASRPRSRTISPPPRPRRPCFRSSLPTTR; encoded by the coding sequence GTGACGCCCGAAACCCCGCGCCCTCTCTCGGCGTGGCGCTTCGACGGCACGCTGCGCGCGTATCAGGCCGATGCGCTCGCCCGGGTGGACGTCGACGCCGGTTCGCCCGTGCACCTGGTCGCGCCTCCCGGCTCGGGCAAGACGCTTCTCGGGCTGCTGCTCGCCGCGCGCCGCGGCCGGCGCACCGTCGTCTTCGCCCCGACCACCGCCATCCGTGCGCAGTGGGTCGATGCGGCGAGGGGCCTCGCGTCATCCGACGCGGCGGTGTCCGATGCGGCGGTGTCCGACGATCCCTCCGCGCCCGCCGACCTCACGGCGCTGACGTATCAGGCGATCAGCGTGCAGGATGCGACCTCGCCCTTCGCCGCGCTGGCGCATCGCCGGTGGGAGACCCAGCTCGAAGCCGACGACCGCACGCCGGAGGCCGCGGCTGAGTGGCTCCGCGCCCTCGCCGAGAGCAATCCCGCGGCCTACCGGCGCGGCATCCGCTCGCGTTCGCGGTCGATCCGCCGGTCCCTCGCCCGCGAGGACGCCGATGTTCTGGCCTCCGCGCTCCACCCGAACGCCCGCGCCCTGCTCGACCGGCTCGTCGAGGCCGGGGTCGAGACGGTCGTGCTCGACGAATGCCACCACCTGCTCGACCACTGGGCGCTCGTCGTCGCCGCGCTGCTCGCCCGTATCCGCGCGGGGGGACGCGAGCCGCTGGTCGTCGGACTGACGGCGACGCTCCCGTCTCCCGACGACGCCGACGAATACGACAACTACGTGTCGCTGCTCGGCGAGGTCGATCTCGAGGTGCCGGTGCCGGCGGTCGTGCGGGAGGGGGATCTCGCGCCCTACCGCGATCTCGTGCACGTCGTCGAGCCGACACCCGAGGAGCAGCTCTTCCTCTCCGCGCACGCCGAGGCGTTGCAGGTGTCGCTGCGCACCACCTTCGCGGGGGACCCGGCCGCGCCTTCCTGCTCGACGTGCTCCAGCCGCCCCTCGCTGCGCCGGCCCCGACCGATCCGCTCGCCCCGCCCGCGCCGGGCGCCGTCCCCGATGCGCTCGATCGCCGCCTCGCGGCCGCGTTCGCGGACGATTTCCCCGCCGCCGAGGCCGCGGCGGCCATGCTTTCGCTCGTCGCTCCCGACGACCCGGTGA
- a CDS encoding PadR family transcriptional regulator has protein sequence MSGSFLGDAFGGRGGNNTPGWPMSNILDAMEQLRTQFEQKTNAAPRMNKGDVRSAVLSLLIEQPMHGYQIIREIEDRSGGSWKPSPGSVYPTLQLLTDEGLVQSEESNGRKTYSLTAEGRAAAGDETTERTAPWESATSRDSGRMTALPKAGVELAQAAAQVARTGDKEQVAQAVEILDEARRKLYSILAQG, from the coding sequence ATGAGTGGTTCATTCCTGGGAGACGCGTTCGGCGGACGCGGTGGCAACAACACCCCCGGCTGGCCGATGTCCAACATCCTCGACGCGATGGAGCAGTTGCGCACGCAGTTCGAGCAGAAGACCAACGCCGCCCCGCGTATGAACAAGGGCGACGTGCGTTCGGCCGTCCTCTCGCTCCTGATCGAGCAGCCCATGCACGGCTACCAGATCATCCGCGAGATCGAGGACCGCAGCGGCGGATCGTGGAAGCCGAGCCCCGGCTCGGTGTACCCCACCCTGCAGCTGCTGACCGACGAAGGACTCGTGCAGTCCGAGGAGTCCAACGGCCGCAAGACCTACTCGCTCACCGCCGAGGGTCGCGCGGCAGCGGGAGACGAGACCACCGAGCGCACCGCGCCGTGGGAGTCCGCGACCTCGCGTGACAGCGGCAGGATGACGGCACTGCCCAAGGCCGGCGTCGAACTGGCCCAGGCGGCGGCGCAGGTCGCGCGCACGGGCGACAAGGAGCAGGTCGCGCAGGCCGTCGAGATCCTCGACGAGGCGCGTCGCAAGCTCTACTCCATCCTCGCCCAGGGCTGA
- a CDS encoding MFS transporter, translating to MSAFSGHVPGSRDYRMLLIGLFFGGVATFAQLYATQAVLPQIADDIGSGPASAALTVSASTLGLAAAVLPWSLVADRIGRVPAMASGLVLATVLGAATLLADDLVVLLTLRLLEGAALGAVPAVALAYLSEEVHPRHVAAAAGSYIAGTTVGGLSGRVVSGWVGELAGWRWGVASVILVCVVAAVIFLVLIPRARGFVSGRDREERGPTVRRRIGVNLRSPVQRALYAQGFLLMGAFVAVYNYLGFHLAAPPFSLAPALVTLLFLAYLAGTASSPRAGALAVRYGRFPVLALSIGVMATGVALMAVPALVVVVVGLILFTAGFFGAHAVASGWTPVAAAPEARAQASSLYYLGYYAGSSVFGWLLGVVFGSVGWFWFLVVVLAMCAAALGAALVSLRAVRPSP from the coding sequence GTGAGCGCGTTCTCGGGGCACGTACCCGGGAGTCGCGACTACCGGATGCTGCTGATCGGTCTGTTCTTCGGCGGCGTCGCGACGTTCGCGCAGCTGTACGCCACCCAAGCGGTCCTTCCTCAGATCGCCGACGACATCGGGTCGGGACCGGCCTCGGCAGCCCTCACGGTTTCTGCGTCGACGCTAGGGCTGGCGGCCGCGGTGCTTCCCTGGTCCTTGGTCGCCGACCGTATCGGTCGGGTGCCCGCGATGGCATCCGGTCTCGTCCTGGCGACCGTGCTCGGGGCGGCGACCCTGCTCGCCGACGACCTCGTCGTGCTGCTGACGCTGCGGCTGCTCGAGGGGGCGGCGCTCGGTGCGGTTCCTGCCGTGGCCCTGGCCTACCTGAGCGAAGAGGTGCATCCTCGACACGTGGCGGCGGCGGCCGGCTCGTACATCGCGGGAACCACCGTGGGCGGCCTGTCGGGCCGGGTGGTCTCGGGTTGGGTCGGCGAGCTCGCCGGATGGCGGTGGGGAGTGGCATCCGTCATTCTTGTCTGCGTCGTGGCGGCGGTGATCTTCCTGGTTCTCATTCCCCGTGCGCGGGGTTTCGTGTCGGGGCGCGATCGCGAAGAGCGCGGACCCACGGTGCGCAGGAGGATCGGCGTCAATCTGCGATCCCCGGTGCAGCGGGCGCTGTACGCGCAGGGCTTCCTGCTCATGGGTGCGTTCGTGGCGGTCTACAACTACCTGGGGTTCCACCTCGCCGCTCCACCCTTCTCGCTCGCGCCCGCCCTGGTCACCCTGCTCTTCCTCGCCTATCTCGCGGGCACGGCGTCATCCCCACGCGCGGGGGCCCTGGCCGTGCGGTACGGGCGGTTCCCCGTGCTGGCGCTCTCGATCGGCGTGATGGCGACGGGGGTCGCGCTGATGGCGGTCCCGGCTCTGGTCGTCGTGGTGGTGGGGTTGATCCTCTTCACCGCGGGCTTCTTCGGCGCGCACGCGGTGGCATCCGGGTGGACGCCCGTCGCGGCCGCGCCGGAGGCCCGCGCGCAGGCGTCGTCTCTGTATTACCTCGGTTACTACGCCGGGTCGAGCGTGTTCGGATGGCTGCTCGGCGTGGTGTTCGGCTCGGTGGGGTGGTTCTGGTTCCTCGTCGTGGTCTTGGCGATGTGCGCCGCGGCTCTCGGCGCCGCCCTCGTGTCGCTGCGCGCGGTTCGCCCCTCGCCGTGA
- a CDS encoding lytic transglycosylase domain-containing protein: protein MRSDSTPLSNRRARRIASRRSRRRPVLTVGALVVGVLAAATLTGTAPAATASPADLSTATFTLASTTTPTALSVSAGPEAYEARAATATATQTLAAATAVQNDIAASGLDIGQPAVVDTTALEQATDRLEDAAVLPPAFLPEISDSVSALTTTVDQRVAELRGGLDAAIAKKAEEEAAEKARQEAEAAAAAAEKAAAEARESSSSGSGSGGGNTGGGGGAYVPAPSGGGTGDNSVSGAQASARAMLGNYGWGDDQFGCLVSLWNKESGWNYQAYNGGSGAYGIPQALPGSKMSSAGGDWQTNAATQVAWGLGYISGRYGSPCGAWSHSQSVGWY, encoded by the coding sequence ATGCGCTCTGATTCGACACCCCTGTCCAACCGCCGTGCCCGCCGTATCGCCTCCCGCCGCTCGCGTCGTCGCCCCGTGCTGACGGTCGGGGCGCTCGTCGTCGGCGTCTTGGCCGCCGCCACCCTGACCGGCACCGCTCCGGCCGCGACGGCCTCGCCCGCCGACCTGTCGACCGCGACGTTCACTCTCGCCTCGACCACCACTCCGACGGCCCTCTCGGTCTCGGCCGGCCCCGAGGCCTACGAGGCACGTGCCGCCACCGCCACCGCCACTCAGACCCTCGCCGCGGCGACGGCCGTGCAGAACGACATCGCGGCATCGGGTCTCGACATCGGCCAGCCGGCCGTCGTCGACACCACCGCTCTCGAGCAGGCGACCGATCGGCTCGAGGACGCCGCGGTGCTCCCGCCCGCCTTCCTGCCCGAGATCTCCGACAGCGTCTCGGCTCTGACGACGACCGTCGACCAGCGCGTCGCGGAACTGCGCGGCGGTCTCGACGCCGCGATCGCGAAGAAGGCCGAAGAAGAAGCTGCCGAGAAGGCCCGCCAGGAGGCGGAGGCCGCCGCGGCCGCCGCGGAGAAGGCCGCGGCCGAGGCGCGCGAGTCGTCGTCGTCGGGCAGCGGAAGCGGCGGCGGCAACACCGGCGGTGGCGGCGGTGCGTACGTCCCCGCCCCGTCGGGCGGAGGCACCGGCGACAACAGCGTGTCCGGAGCGCAGGCCAGCGCCCGCGCCATGCTCGGCAACTACGGGTGGGGCGACGACCAGTTCGGCTGCCTCGTGTCGCTGTGGAACAAGGAATCGGGCTGGAACTACCAGGCTTATAACGGCGGCAGCGGTGCCTACGGCATTCCGCAGGCCCTGCCCGGCAGCAAGATGTCGTCGGCCGGCGGCGACTGGCAGACCAACGCCGCCACCCAGGTCGCGTGGGGCCTCGGCTACATCTCGGGCCGCTACGGCAGCCCGTGCGGCGCCTGGTCGCACTCGCAGTCGGTCGGCTGGTACTGA
- the rpsA gene encoding 30S ribosomal protein S1 — translation MTTATTAPAIKQVAINDIGSAEDFLAAVEKTLKFFNDGDLIEGTVVKIDRDEVLLDVGYKTEGVIPSRELSIKHDVDPNEVVNVGDHVEALVLQKEDKEGRLILSKKRAQYERAWGDVEKIKENDGVVTGSVIEVVKGGLIVDIGLRGFLPASLIELRRVRDLTPYLGQEIEAKILELDKNRNNVVLSRRALLEQTQSESRTTFLNNLHKGQVRKGTVSSIVNFGAFVDLGGVDGLVHVSELSWKHIEHASEVVEVGQEVTVEILEVDLDRERVSLSLKATQEDPWQVFARTHAIGQIAPGKVTKLVPFGAFVRVADGIEGLVHISELSGKHVELAEQVVSVGEEVFVKIIDIDLERRRISLSLKQANESVDPNGTEFDPALYGMATEYDERGEYKYPEGFDPESGAWLEGFDTQREQWEQEYAAAQGRWEAHKAAVAKALEAEAANPTDAGTFGGSFSSESPAQGTLADDESLAALREKLSGR, via the coding sequence ATGACTACCGCAACGACCGCCCCCGCTATCAAGCAGGTCGCGATCAACGACATCGGCTCGGCCGAAGACTTCCTGGCCGCGGTCGAGAAGACGCTCAAGTTCTTCAACGACGGAGACCTCATCGAGGGCACCGTCGTGAAGATCGACCGCGACGAGGTCCTCCTCGACGTCGGTTACAAGACCGAGGGTGTCATCCCCTCCCGCGAGCTCTCGATCAAGCACGACGTCGACCCCAACGAGGTCGTCAACGTCGGCGACCACGTCGAGGCCCTCGTTCTCCAGAAGGAGGACAAGGAAGGCCGCCTGATCCTGTCCAAGAAGCGCGCACAGTACGAGCGTGCGTGGGGCGACGTCGAGAAGATCAAGGAGAACGACGGTGTTGTCACCGGTTCCGTGATCGAGGTCGTCAAGGGTGGTCTCATCGTCGACATCGGCCTCCGTGGCTTCCTCCCGGCATCGCTCATCGAGCTGCGCCGTGTCCGCGACCTCACGCCGTACCTCGGCCAGGAGATCGAGGCGAAGATCCTCGAGCTCGACAAGAACCGCAACAACGTCGTGCTCTCGCGCCGCGCCCTGCTCGAGCAGACGCAGTCCGAGTCGCGCACCACGTTCCTCAACAACCTGCACAAGGGCCAGGTCCGCAAGGGCACGGTCTCGTCGATCGTCAACTTCGGTGCGTTCGTCGACCTGGGCGGCGTGGACGGCCTCGTGCACGTCTCCGAGCTCTCGTGGAAGCACATCGAGCACGCCTCCGAGGTCGTCGAGGTGGGCCAGGAAGTCACCGTCGAGATCCTCGAGGTCGACCTCGATCGCGAGCGCGTGTCGCTCTCGCTCAAGGCGACGCAGGAAGACCCGTGGCAGGTGTTCGCCCGTACCCACGCGATCGGTCAGATCGCTCCGGGCAAGGTCACCAAGCTCGTTCCGTTCGGTGCGTTCGTCCGCGTGGCCGACGGCATCGAGGGCCTCGTGCACATCTCCGAGCTGTCGGGCAAGCACGTCGAGCTCGCCGAGCAGGTCGTGTCGGTCGGCGAAGAGGTCTTCGTCAAGATCATCGACATCGATCTCGAGCGTCGTCGCATCTCGCTGTCGCTCAAGCAGGCCAACGAGTCGGTCGACCCCAACGGCACCGAGTTCGACCCGGCGCTGTACGGCATGGCCACCGAGTACGACGAGCGCGGCGAGTACAAGTACCCCGAGGGCTTCGACCCCGAGTCGGGTGCATGGCTCGAGGGCTTCGACACCCAGCGCGAGCAGTGGGAGCAGGAGTACGCCGCTGCCCAGGGTCGTTGGGAGGCCCACAAGGCCGCCGTTGCCAAGGCTCTCGAGGCCGAGGCTGCGAACCCGACCGACGCCGGTACGTTCGGTGGCTCGTTCTCGTCGGAGTCGCCCGCCCAGGGCACGCTGGCCGATGACGAGTCGCTGGCTGCGCTTCGCGAGAAGCTCTCCGGTCGCTGA
- the pgi gene encoding glucose-6-phosphate isomerase produces MCAAVRIASVEFVTAPIDPTTTAAWSRLTALRDAFDPDLRGWFAADADRTSTLTRSVGDLHVDLSKNLVTAEVLDALVALAGETGVRERFADMLRGAHLNTSEDRAVLHTALRRPAGAAPALVVDGQQIDHDVHEVLNRLSAFADRVRAGEWRGVTGKKVTTVVNIGIGGSDLGPVMVYEALLPYADAGIHARFVSNIDPTDIAQKTADLDPETTLFIVASKTFTTLETLTNARLARDWLWQKLAAAGAIDDTDAARTDAVAHHFVAVSTALDKVAAFGIDPTNAFGFWDWVGGRYSVDSAIGLSLAITLGPDAFRELLAGFHVVDEHVASTPVEQNVPVLMGLLNVWYTNFLGAQSHAVLPYAQQLHRFAAYLQQLTMESNGKSVRWDGTPVTTDTGEVFWGEPGTNGQHAFYQLIHQGTRLIPADFIAFANPAYPLADDGRDVHGLFLANFLAQTKALAFGKTAEEVEAEGTTGALVAARTFPGNRPTTSIFAPSLTPSVLGQLIALYEHITFTQGTIWGINSFDQWGVELGKQLALQIAPAIEGDDEALAAQDASTAALLEYYRAHRA; encoded by the coding sequence ATGTGCGCTGCCGTCCGGATCGCTAGCGTGGAGTTCGTGACTGCGCCTATCGACCCCACCACCACCGCCGCCTGGTCCCGACTGACCGCCCTGCGCGACGCCTTCGATCCCGACCTGCGCGGCTGGTTCGCCGCGGATGCCGACCGCACGAGCACCCTGACGCGCAGCGTCGGCGACCTCCACGTCGACCTGTCCAAGAACCTCGTGACCGCCGAGGTGCTCGACGCCCTCGTCGCTCTCGCGGGCGAGACGGGCGTGCGCGAGCGCTTCGCCGACATGCTGCGGGGCGCACACCTCAACACCAGCGAAGACCGCGCGGTGCTGCACACGGCCCTGCGTCGCCCGGCGGGCGCCGCGCCTGCCCTCGTGGTCGACGGCCAGCAGATCGATCACGACGTGCACGAGGTGCTCAACCGCCTGAGTGCCTTCGCCGATCGCGTGCGGGCGGGCGAGTGGCGCGGGGTGACCGGCAAGAAGGTCACCACCGTCGTCAACATCGGCATCGGCGGCAGCGACCTCGGTCCGGTCATGGTCTACGAGGCCCTTCTTCCGTACGCCGACGCCGGCATCCACGCGCGCTTCGTCTCCAACATCGACCCCACCGACATCGCGCAGAAGACCGCTGATCTCGACCCCGAGACCACGCTGTTCATCGTCGCGTCCAAGACCTTCACCACGCTCGAGACCCTGACCAACGCCCGCCTCGCTCGCGACTGGCTGTGGCAGAAGCTCGCCGCAGCGGGGGCGATCGACGACACCGACGCCGCGCGCACCGACGCCGTCGCCCACCACTTCGTCGCCGTGTCGACGGCGCTCGACAAGGTCGCCGCCTTCGGCATCGACCCGACCAACGCGTTCGGTTTCTGGGACTGGGTGGGCGGCCGCTACTCCGTCGACTCGGCGATCGGTCTGTCGCTGGCGATCACCCTCGGCCCCGACGCGTTCCGCGAGCTGCTCGCCGGCTTCCACGTCGTCGACGAGCACGTCGCCTCCACGCCCGTCGAGCAGAACGTGCCCGTGCTGATGGGCCTTCTGAACGTCTGGTACACCAACTTCCTCGGCGCGCAGTCGCACGCCGTCCTGCCGTACGCCCAGCAGCTGCACCGCTTCGCGGCGTACCTGCAGCAGCTCACGATGGAGTCCAACGGCAAGTCGGTCCGCTGGGACGGCACTCCCGTCACCACCGACACCGGTGAGGTCTTCTGGGGCGAGCCCGGCACCAACGGTCAGCACGCGTTCTACCAGCTGATCCACCAGGGCACGCGGCTCATCCCGGCCGACTTCATCGCCTTCGCGAACCCGGCCTACCCGCTCGCCGACGACGGACGCGACGTGCACGGGCTGTTCCTGGCGAACTTCCTCGCCCAGACCAAGGCCCTGGCCTTCGGCAAGACCGCCGAAGAGGTGGAGGCCGAAGGAACGACCGGCGCCCTCGTCGCCGCACGCACCTTCCCGGGCAACCGCCCGACCACGTCGATCTTCGCGCCGTCGCTGACGCCGTCGGTGCTGGGCCAGCTCATCGCCCTCTACGAGCACATCACCTTCACGCAGGGCACCATCTGGGGCATCAACTCCTTCGATCAGTGGGGTGTCGAGCTGGGCAAGCAATTGGCCCTCCAGATCGCTCCGGCGATCGAGGGCGACGACGAGGCCCTCGCCGCCCAAGACGCCTCCACCGCCGCCCTGCTCGAGTACTACCGCGCGCACCGAGCCTGA
- a CDS encoding CoA pyrophosphatase, with protein MPSPRAQLQDLVRRPRTGPAPADAFTALQALPVEGEARAAAVLILFGVLDGIPSRRRATHVPSDLDVLLLARASTLRAHPGQVAFPGGRVDPDDADAVAAALREAREETGLDPAGVEVLGALDAVPLAFSRHEVTPVIGWWARPTPVRAVDRAESAEVFRAPVADLLDPARRGSTVIRRDGREWRGPAFSLETAGGPQTVWGFTAIVLDGLFDRLGWTEPWDAEREIALPDPGSTPSPHTADH; from the coding sequence ATGCCCTCGCCCCGCGCACAACTGCAAGACCTCGTCCGTCGGCCGCGGACCGGACCGGCACCCGCCGACGCCTTCACCGCCCTGCAGGCGCTGCCGGTCGAGGGCGAGGCGCGCGCGGCGGCGGTGCTCATCCTGTTCGGCGTGCTCGACGGCATCCCGAGTCGGCGACGGGCGACCCATGTCCCCAGCGACCTCGACGTCCTGCTTCTGGCTCGGGCGAGCACGCTGCGCGCCCACCCCGGCCAGGTGGCCTTCCCCGGCGGGCGGGTCGACCCGGACGATGCGGATGCCGTGGCGGCGGCGCTGCGGGAGGCACGAGAGGAGACGGGGCTCGATCCGGCCGGGGTCGAGGTGCTGGGCGCGCTCGACGCCGTCCCCCTGGCGTTCTCCCGGCACGAGGTCACCCCGGTGATCGGCTGGTGGGCGCGCCCGACGCCCGTGCGCGCCGTGGACCGGGCCGAGTCGGCCGAGGTGTTCCGCGCGCCCGTCGCGGATCTGCTCGACCCGGCGCGTCGCGGGTCGACGGTGATCCGCCGCGACGGACGGGAGTGGAGGGGGCCTGCGTTCTCGCTCGAGACGGCCGGGGGTCCGCAGACGGTCTGGGGGTTCACCGCGATCGTGCTCGACGGGCTGTTCGACCGCCTGGGCTGGACGGAGCCGTGGGATGCCGAACGCGAGATCGCGCTCCCCGACCCGGGCTCGACCCCTTCTCCCCACACCGCTGATCATTAG